The genomic interval ACAATCtcaaataaccatctggatataatatcacaggataaacaagcaggaacaactccctcaatagataaaactattcccaacacacacatgttcctcgaagtggagcacctcaccacgggCATtgcttgtgtcatcagtcagacaaccgaattatattccctgtcaatcagcttccaaatgttgctactctgtcattcgttgccacgccccgctgctgattcccttctcctcatcatacgttcttaccctgaccatcgtccagagccccaaactctgccctgtgcagacccgcctctggtttctgactctgctccgttgaacatccaactgatagtttcccattctgctttcagtctttagaggacagtggtgttttctaacaaacCTATACAAGCAGGGAaagtgacccataatgtggaaatgagccctgaataaggaggttaactaccaatgtcattcttcctcagcccagagattagaggggcgaagaacatctcagacagagctgcagtcagctcgatgacttcagtctgcagagaattcaagcaaaacctcttcacccacagagtggtgactgtttggaacccatcaccacagggagagtgagagatgaacaacagtgcaggatttcaaaggactgttgtggcactgaatcactggcagggtccagccggcctgagttgactctctactgtacactaggtgtgttataaattcactaagtaccggagacagagtttaaaatagaactgatttatttgtctcagatccagaatattaaactccagccccattaaaggtgaatatgcagcagaagaaactcctcccatgcccagtgaccagggtgcagaactgggtgtggtgagcagcagcaataattgcagagttcagcactgacagtcactctcgaaattgcattcagcacggtgatggacaaatatccagcatgcagcttattgaaactttctccccagtgtgaacccagcagtatgtcacaagtgtaacacgctgtaaggtttcactgctagtgtaacggcctctgtgcagtgtttcactgctgaggtaatggtttctctgtagcagcaatgtttaggttatgactggagataacagggttttggagtgtgAGGTCATCCAGTgagagaaatgttctttcttgtgagtctggaagagggaTTTTCGTGTTCTTTTGTTGGGGAGAAatgagaagatgcgaatggagagagtgggccctttttttttttgtttacttcactaaccatatagaaccacagaacactaccacacagaatgcccttcttggctctgctgaaccatttttctgcctagtcccactgacctgcacccggaccaatttaccacattatcatccagatcattgatatagatgacaaataacaatggacccagcactgatccctgtggcacaccactagtcacaggcctccactcagagagcattcctctactaccacactctggcttcttccattgagccaatgtttaatctaatttaccacctctccatgtatacctagcaactgaattttcctaactaacctcccatgtgggacctcgtcaaaggccttactgaagtccatgtagacaatatccactgccttccctccatccactttcctggtaacctcctcgaaaaacagattggttaaacatgacctaccacgcacaaagccatgttgactctccataTTATGCCCCTgtgtatccaaatacttgtagatcctatcttttagtactccttccaataacttacctactaccgacgtcaaacttaccggcctataattttccagattacttttagatccttttttaaacaacggaacaacatgagccatcctccaatcctccagcacctcacccgtagataccgacattttaaatatatctgccagggcccctgcaatttcaacactagtctccttcaagatccgagggaataccctgtcaggttctggggatttatccactctaatttgcctcaagatagcaagcacctcctccttttcaatctgtagagtttccatgatctcactacctgtttcccttaattccatagacttcatgccagtttccttagtaaatacagacgtaaaaaacccatttaagatctcccccatttcttttggcttcacacatagccgaccactctgatcttcaagaggaccaattttatcccttacaatcctttcactcttaatatacctgtaaaagctctttggattatccttcaccttgactgccaaggcaacctcatgtcttcttttagccctcctgatttctttcttaagtttttttcgcactttttatactcctctagcaccttatttgctccctgtttcctatacatgtcatacaactctctcttcttctttatcagagctccaatatcccttgagaaccaaggttccttattcctattcactttgcctttaatcctgacaggatcatacaaactctgcactctcaaaactttctcctttgaaggcttcccacttaccaatcacacccttgccagagaacaaactgtcccaatccatgctttttggatcctttctcatttcttcaaatttcgcatttttccagtttagaacctcaaaccGAGTACCAGATCTATcgttatccatgatcaagttgaaactaatggcgttatgatcactggaaccaaagtgctccccgacACACTTCCGTCGccagtcctaactcatttccgaatgggagatctaatattgcatcctctctagttggtacctccttatattgatttagaaaactttccagaACACATATTACAAGCTCTAACCTGtgtagacctttaacagtatgggagacccaatcagtatgtggaaaattaaaatcccctactatcactaatttttgcttcctgcagttgtctatctctctgcagatatgctcctccaattctcgttgactactgggtggtctataatacaatcccactaatgtggccatacctttcttatttcccagctccacccatatggcctcaatagacaagccctctaatctgtcctgcctgagcactgctgtaacattttcctgacTAGCAATGCTACCACCTgcaccccccaccacctttcattcctctgcctctatcacgtctgaaacatcagaaccctggaacattaagctgccagtcctatccctcctgcagccaagtttcactaatggctataatgtcgtcattccatgcgtcaatccatgccctcagctcgtctgccttccacacaatactccttgcattgaaatagacacacctcagaagattgttTCCACCATGCACAACCCTTCTAATTGTGGCTTTGCATgagcttttaacatcatttattttcacccccgctccactatctgctctggcactctggttcccatccccctgcaaatcgagcttaaaccctccccaatagcacgaACAAACCTCCCCACAAGGATaccggtccccttgtagttcaggtgtaacccgtctctcttgtacaggtcccacctgccccagaagagatcccaatgatcctgaaatctgaaaccctgtcccctacaccagttccttagcctcagtcaaagtaagaattataaagttcaatcatttaatcagATATTGTTTAccatttgttatttcatggtaccgatttgtaacagaggagacatcacgcagcatccacccaaacgagatttcttaagtttggctgggctggggggctatcaccccctatattaagctgctagctgaagggAGAGTTACATAaagttagatgactgagtgaatcctttcccacattcacagcaggggaacggcctctccccagtgtgaacgcagtcatgcacatttggttgatttggctgagagaatctcttcccaaagtctgagcaggtgaacagcctctccccagtgtgaagtcgctggtgtctcagtaggtggaatgaccgagtgaatcctttcccacagtctgagcaggtaaacggcctctccccagtgtgaactgactggtgtcccttcagttgagatgactgagtgaatcccttcccacacactgagcaggtgaacggcctctccccagtgtgaactgacttgtgtacaagtaggtgggatgaccgactgaatcccttcccacagtatgagcaggtgaacggcctctccccagtgtgaactcgctgatgttccttcagatgagatgagtaagtgaatcccttcccacagtctgagcaggtgaacggccactccccggtgtgaactctctgatgtgccttcagttgacatgaccgagcaaatcccttcccacacactgagcaggtgaatggcctctccccagtgtgaactctctgatgtaccttcagtttagatgactgagtgaatcccttcccacagtctgagcatttgaacggcctctccccagtatgaactgacgtgtgtaccagtaggtcagatgatcgagtgaatcccttcccacagtctgagcaggtgaatggcttctcaccggtgtgaaatcgctgatgtcccttcagttcagatgacgaagtgaatcccttcccacagtccgagcaggtgaacggtcgctccccagtgtgaaatcgctgatgtatcttcagttgagatgacaaactgaatcccttcccacagtctgagcaggtgaatggcctctctccagtgtgaactctctgatgtaccttcagtttagatgagcaagtgaatcccttcccacagtctgagcaggtgaatggccgctccccggtgtgaactgactggtgtctcagtagggcggatgaccgagtgaatcccttcccacagtctgagcaggtgaacagctgctctccagtgtgaactcgctggtgagccattaggtcagatgactgagtgaatctttccccacaaattcagcagatgaccagcctctgcccagtatgaactgactggtgtgtccacaggtgggaagaccgactgaatcccttctcacacacagaacaggtgaatggccttgtcccagtgtgaacttgttgatgtaccttcagttgaaatgaccaactgaatccattcccactgtctgagcagatgaacgggttCCCCCCTGTGAAATGACGggcgtgccagtcggtcagatgatcgagtgaatccctccccacagtctgagcaggaaggatgattgagtgaatcccttgctccacttgttAAATATCTGGACCAAGACAGCAAATCAGGCGTGTTATGTTCGAGATTcccatagacaaattccttgtcacttttaacctgtaaaaagatttacaaaatccgtcagtgggtgtaggacaacatttcagatgagatcacttgggttgtcaaggtgtgatctgacatcacacagttacagtgaggttcaacccaagttggagagagaaatcatcttctaactgggcacagtgctggtatctggaatgatcatcaaattctctgatgttctttctgtctctatgagaatgggttcagaggagatgtgaggggtatgtttttttacgcagagagggctgagtgtgtggaatgggctgccggcaacggtggcagaggtggatacaatagggccttttaagagacccctggacaggtatatggagctcagaaaattagaggtaatttctcaggtatggccatattcggcacagctttgtgggacaaAGAGCCTGTGTTGTgggttttttctatgtttctaccctccccaatctgtgacctggctcagtttgactctctccattggtattattccctgttcccactgagctacatgggtgcctggccccacagtaaccgaAACACTCTCACACGAATAGCCTTTGTTaacgtgcagctgggattttcttttatgtattattaacttttcttttatgtattattaactgccacagttttaacaccatataaacaattcctgctgagatgaatggttggtccgcacagctagtaaaaggacttaaagtgagtttttgtattatttcaggttcttgtcacagtcatagaataatacaatacagaaacaggccctttggcccatctagttggtGCCAAGCTACTTAAACTTTCTActgccatacccctaccatccaggtacctgtaCAAACCTCTGAAATGTTCAACTTGAGCTTGCAGGCACCgggtgtgctggctgctcattccacacctggatgacggtctgtgtgaagacgtttccgctcatgttccccctaacgtttcacctttcacccttgacccatggcttctggttgtagccccacccaatcccagtggagaaagccagcttgcat from Mobula birostris isolate sMobBir1 unplaced genomic scaffold, sMobBir1.hap1 scaffold_3145, whole genome shotgun sequence carries:
- the LOC140192935 gene encoding uncharacterized protein, with the translated sequence CGERFTQSSDLMAHQRVHTGEQLFTCSDCGKGFTRSSALLRHQSVHTGERPFTCSDCGKGFTCSSKLKVHQRVHTGERPFTCSDCGKGFSLSSQLKIHQRFHTGERPFTCSDCGKGFTSSSELKGHQRFHTGEKPFTCSDCGKGFTRSSDLLVHTSVHTGERPFKCSDCGKGFTQSSKLKVHQRVHTGERPFTCSVCGKGFARSCQLKAHQRVHTGEWPFTCSDCGKGFTYSSHLKEHQRVHTGERPFTCSYCGKGFSRSSHLLVHKSVHTGERPFTCSVCGKGFTQSSQLKGHQSVHTGERPFTCSDCGKGFTRSFHLLRHQRLHTGERLFTCSDFGKRFSQPNQPNVHDCVHTGERPFPCCECGKGFTQSSNFM